In Halobaculum magnesiiphilum, the following proteins share a genomic window:
- a CDS encoding sulfurtransferase → MSDYAKDVLVDADWVESHLDEFQSDDPAYRLVEVDVDTEAYDAEHAPGAIGFNWETDLQDQTQRDVLTKEDFEALNAEHGISDDSTVVLYGDNSNWFAAYTYWQYKYYGHDDVKLLDGGREYWLEHDYPTTDEVPSFPETSYEADEADESIRAYRDDVDDAIGAGVPLVDVRSPEEYSGEILAPPGLQETAQRGGHIPGARNISWASVTNDDGTFKTQEELEELYDDVLAEGDDEIVAYCRIGERSSVAWFALHELVGADQTVNYDGSWTEWGNLVRAPIVTGSEPGGE, encoded by the coding sequence ATGTCAGATTACGCGAAGGACGTACTCGTCGACGCCGACTGGGTGGAGTCCCACCTCGACGAGTTCCAGTCCGACGACCCGGCGTATCGACTGGTGGAGGTGGACGTCGACACGGAGGCGTACGACGCCGAACACGCCCCCGGCGCCATCGGCTTCAACTGGGAGACGGACCTCCAGGACCAGACCCAGCGCGACGTGCTCACGAAGGAGGACTTCGAGGCGCTGAACGCCGAACACGGCATCAGCGACGACTCCACGGTCGTCCTCTACGGCGACAACTCGAACTGGTTCGCCGCCTACACCTACTGGCAGTACAAGTACTACGGCCACGACGACGTGAAGCTGCTCGACGGCGGCCGCGAGTACTGGCTGGAGCACGACTACCCGACCACCGACGAGGTGCCGTCGTTCCCCGAGACGAGTTACGAGGCCGACGAGGCCGACGAGTCGATCCGCGCGTACCGCGACGACGTAGACGACGCCATCGGCGCGGGCGTTCCCCTCGTCGACGTTCGCTCGCCCGAGGAGTACAGCGGCGAGATCCTCGCCCCGCCGGGACTCCAGGAGACCGCCCAGCGCGGCGGCCACATCCCCGGCGCCCGCAACATCTCGTGGGCCTCCGTCACCAACGACGACGGGACGTTCAAGACCCAGGAGGAGCTGGAGGAGCTGTACGACGACGTGCTCGCCGAGGGCGACGACGAGATCGTCGCCTACTGCCGCATCGGCGAGCGCTCGTCGGTCGCGTGGTTCGCGCTCCACGAGCTCGTCGGCGCCGACCAGACCGTCAACTACGACGGCTCCTGGACGGAGTGGGGCAACCTCGTGCGCGCCCCGATCGTGACGGGCAGCGAGCCCGGCGGCGAGTAA
- a CDS encoding sulfurtransferase — MSDTFVPASWLADRLDDPGVRVVDVRDAWEYDGIGHVPGAVSIPFDEFRSSAGDTGMLPGADRWGDLLSNAGVAPGDEIVAYDDEHGVFAARFLVTAELYGHEPERLHVLDGDYSSWSREHETAREAADVEPTEYEPGEPAESPLVDFDGVRERLGGDAAVVDTRDPEEYAAGHLPGAVNLDWLELVDPDTRGLKPRGELQGTLRERGITPDREVLLYCNTARRISHTYLVLRHLGYEDVLFYEGSLTEWEARDGEVVTE; from the coding sequence ATGAGCGACACCTTCGTCCCCGCGTCGTGGCTCGCCGACCGCCTCGACGACCCCGGCGTCCGCGTCGTCGACGTGCGCGACGCGTGGGAGTACGACGGCATCGGCCACGTACCGGGCGCCGTCTCGATCCCGTTCGACGAGTTCCGATCGAGTGCGGGGGATACGGGGATGCTCCCGGGCGCCGACCGCTGGGGGGACCTGCTCTCGAACGCCGGCGTCGCCCCCGGCGACGAGATCGTCGCCTACGACGACGAACACGGCGTGTTCGCCGCCAGGTTCCTCGTGACCGCGGAGCTGTACGGCCACGAGCCCGAGCGCTTGCACGTGCTCGACGGCGACTACAGCTCGTGGAGCCGCGAACACGAGACCGCACGCGAGGCCGCCGACGTGGAGCCGACCGAGTACGAACCGGGCGAACCGGCCGAGTCCCCGCTCGTCGACTTCGACGGCGTCCGCGAGCGCCTCGGCGGCGACGCGGCGGTCGTCGACACCCGCGACCCCGAGGAGTACGCCGCGGGCCACCTCCCGGGCGCAGTGAACCTCGACTGGCTCGAGCTGGTCGACCCCGATACGCGCGGGTTGAAGCCGCGCGGGGAGCTGCAGGGGACGCTTCGCGAACGGGGGATCACCCCGGATCGGGAGGTCCTGCTGTACTGCAACACCGCCCGCCGGATCAGCCACACCTACCTCGTGCTCCGGCATCTCGGCTACGAGGACGTGCTGTTCTACGAGGGGAGCCTCACCGAGTGGGAGGCGCGCGACGGCGAGGTCGTCACCGAGTAG
- a CDS encoding AI-2E family transporter → MQPSRRTALAALLAGLLVLAALVLESVLSTVVFAVTVAYVLYPFRETVSGYGYSGRVAAGAATAAGFLGVVALALPLAYVLYRRRLDLLAFLGAIPERIVVDLGTFVYVLETAPLLQTAQEALRGLAIALAAAAPVIALKLVVFVILVYGLLLKPNAPRVAALRLCPGEYHDVLFALHRRTASTLRAIYVLQGATAIATFVVALVTFAALGYESPFALAVVAAVLQFVPVLGPSVVVIALAVVDLVAGNAFRAAIVLVVGLVFVGFVPDAVIRPRLAGGATDLPVSVYFVGFVGGLLTLGAVGFVVGPLVVALLAETVRLLSNNGAPTQQQLPGLGADPDPTADGTPPPDTDDEPSP, encoded by the coding sequence ATGCAGCCCAGTCGGCGGACCGCGCTCGCGGCGCTGCTGGCCGGGCTCCTGGTCCTCGCGGCGTTGGTGCTCGAGAGCGTCCTCTCGACGGTCGTGTTCGCGGTCACCGTCGCGTACGTGTTGTATCCCTTCCGGGAGACGGTGAGCGGCTACGGCTACTCAGGCCGGGTCGCCGCCGGCGCCGCCACGGCCGCGGGCTTTCTCGGCGTCGTGGCGCTGGCTCTGCCGCTCGCGTACGTGTTGTACCGCCGTCGCCTGGACCTGCTCGCGTTCCTCGGGGCGATCCCCGAGCGGATCGTCGTCGACCTCGGGACGTTCGTGTACGTGCTGGAGACCGCGCCGCTGTTGCAGACGGCCCAGGAGGCCCTCCGCGGGCTCGCGATCGCGCTGGCGGCGGCCGCCCCCGTCATCGCGCTGAAGCTCGTCGTGTTCGTCATCCTCGTGTACGGCCTCCTCCTGAAGCCGAACGCGCCGCGCGTGGCCGCGCTGCGGCTGTGTCCCGGCGAGTACCACGACGTGCTCTTCGCGCTCCACCGCCGCACGGCGTCGACGCTGCGGGCCATCTACGTGCTGCAGGGGGCGACGGCCATCGCGACGTTCGTGGTCGCGCTCGTGACGTTCGCGGCGCTGGGATACGAGTCGCCGTTCGCGCTCGCGGTCGTCGCCGCCGTGCTCCAGTTCGTCCCGGTGCTGGGACCGAGCGTCGTCGTCATCGCGCTGGCGGTCGTCGATCTCGTCGCCGGCAACGCCTTTCGCGCGGCGATCGTCCTCGTCGTCGGGCTGGTGTTCGTCGGCTTCGTCCCCGACGCGGTGATCCGGCCGCGGCTCGCCGGCGGCGCCACCGACCTCCCCGTCTCCGTGTACTTCGTCGGCTTCGTCGGCGGCCTGCTCACGCTCGGGGCGGTCGGGTTCGTCGTCGGGCCGCTCGTCGTCGCGCTGCTGGCGGAGACGGTGCGGCTGCTCTCGAACAACGGCGCCCCAACTCAACAGCAGCTCCCGGGGCTCGGCGCGGATCCGGACCCGACCGCAGACGGGACGCCGCCGCCGGACACCGACGACGAGCCGTCCCCCTGA
- a CDS encoding thiamine ABC transporter substrate-binding protein codes for MTDETGRSRRRFLGAVGAVGVAGLAGCSAQPVADEATSEPPATTDDQVTTEGTTTGEPTESMADTLVVATYPPFVDAPSTSPGAWLKREFESEYDATLVFQTPDSELNYYIERAVQGVDFEADVYVGLDTGQLIDVDSQRGEGQFTGSLFAEASDLAGGDAIKDGLRFDPQGRAVPFDTGYISLVWNATMDGGEFVAPETFEELTQPEFEGDLIAQNPTTSTTGEAFMLHTIDAFGEDGYLDYWDRLQDNGVTVLGNWSDSYSAYLNEEAPMVVSYSTDQVFASAEGQDLDKHRIRFLNDQGYANPEGMARFADSDAPRLARRFMEFMLRPEIQAGIAQRNVAFPAITDAPLPEDYAQYAKEPPESVTFTYDELEANLGTWTDQWARRFAGG; via the coding sequence ATGACAGACGAGACCGGACGCAGCAGGCGGCGGTTCCTCGGGGCGGTCGGCGCCGTCGGCGTCGCCGGGTTGGCCGGCTGTTCGGCCCAGCCCGTCGCCGACGAGGCGACGAGCGAGCCGCCGGCCACGACCGACGACCAGGTCACGACCGAGGGGACGACGACCGGCGAGCCGACCGAGTCGATGGCGGACACGCTCGTCGTGGCGACGTACCCGCCGTTCGTGGACGCGCCGTCGACGAGCCCCGGCGCGTGGCTGAAGCGGGAGTTCGAGTCCGAGTACGACGCGACGCTCGTGTTTCAGACGCCCGACTCCGAGCTCAACTACTACATCGAGCGCGCGGTGCAGGGGGTCGACTTCGAGGCGGACGTGTACGTCGGGCTCGACACCGGCCAGCTGATCGACGTGGACAGCCAGCGCGGCGAGGGGCAGTTCACGGGGTCGCTGTTCGCGGAGGCGAGCGATCTCGCCGGCGGCGACGCGATCAAGGACGGCCTCCGGTTCGACCCGCAGGGCAGGGCGGTGCCGTTCGACACCGGGTACATCTCGCTGGTGTGGAACGCGACGATGGACGGCGGCGAGTTCGTCGCCCCCGAGACGTTCGAGGAGCTGACACAGCCCGAGTTCGAGGGCGACCTCATCGCGCAGAACCCGACCACCTCCACGACCGGCGAGGCGTTCATGCTCCACACGATCGACGCCTTCGGCGAGGACGGCTACCTCGACTACTGGGACCGCCTGCAGGACAACGGCGTCACCGTGCTCGGCAACTGGTCGGACTCCTACTCCGCGTACCTCAACGAGGAGGCGCCGATGGTCGTCTCGTACTCCACCGACCAGGTGTTCGCCTCCGCCGAGGGCCAGGACCTCGACAAGCACCGGATCCGCTTCCTGAACGACCAGGGGTACGCCAACCCCGAGGGGATGGCCCGGTTCGCCGACAGCGACGCCCCCCGCCTTGCCAGACGGTTCATGGAGTTCATGCTCCGCCCCGAGATACAGGCCGGGATCGCCCAGCGCAACGTCGCGTTCCCGGCGATCACGGACGCGCCGCTGCCCGAGGACTACGCGCAGTACGCCAAGGAGCCGCCGGAGTCGGTCACCTTCACGTACGACGAACTCGAAGCCAACCTCGGGACATGGACCGACCAGTGGGCGCGGCGCTTCGCCGGCGGGTGA
- a CDS encoding ABC transporter permease yields the protein MDRPVGAALRRRVNGVRTAGPTSLAERFALPLLAAVTALLLTLLFYYPVATVFVDAVVEDGRLTFAPLVEVVTDEFYLGRVLGFTAYQALLSTLLSVLLGLPGAWVLARFEFRGRDTLRSVTMVPFVVPSVLVAAAFYATFGASGTLNAALSALGLPPVDLLPSLGAILVAHAFYNAPLVTRVVAAAWESVDAGAVETARSLGASRRRAFRDVVLPQLLPAILTGATLTFVFTFATFAIPLALGGSRYATIEVFIYSARQQLEYGRAASLAALETAVSLSLMMLYLRYERAQAAERRGIRTLVRRPLWPDSWTRDRALRRLAIGGYAVVVALVFLAPLASMLYASVSVDGRFTLDAYRFLVERQTTGAAFQVKPLPAIVNSLVFGAATLLVAVPLGVVMGVLTTRRFRGRWLVDALSMAPLVVSGIVVGLGLLRGLVFGFEAFGYRFTVTGAVAIVAAHAVAAYPFVVRTVAPPLDSLDRALVDSARALGASRARAVLDVELPLVWPGVVAGAAFAFAISIGEFDATVILAEGGGTYTMPVAVERFIGRRLGPATAMGTVLLAVTAASFVVIERVGGEFRG from the coding sequence ATGGACCGACCAGTGGGCGCGGCGCTTCGCCGGCGGGTGAACGGCGTTCGGACGGCCGGTCCGACGAGCCTCGCCGAGCGGTTCGCGCTGCCCCTGTTGGCGGCCGTCACGGCCCTCCTGCTGACGCTGCTGTTCTACTACCCGGTCGCGACCGTGTTCGTCGACGCCGTCGTCGAGGACGGCCGGCTCACCTTCGCCCCCCTCGTCGAGGTGGTCACCGACGAGTTCTACCTCGGCCGCGTACTGGGGTTCACCGCCTACCAGGCGCTGCTGTCGACCCTGCTGAGCGTCCTGCTCGGGCTGCCGGGCGCGTGGGTGCTCGCGCGCTTCGAGTTCCGCGGACGCGACACGCTCCGGTCGGTGACGATGGTGCCGTTCGTCGTCCCGTCGGTGCTCGTCGCCGCGGCCTTCTACGCCACCTTCGGGGCGAGCGGAACGCTCAACGCCGCGCTGTCGGCGCTCGGCCTCCCGCCAGTGGACCTGCTCCCGTCGCTGGGGGCGATCCTCGTCGCGCACGCGTTCTACAACGCGCCGCTGGTGACGCGGGTCGTCGCCGCCGCGTGGGAGTCCGTCGACGCCGGAGCCGTCGAGACCGCCCGCTCGCTGGGTGCCTCGCGGCGGCGGGCGTTCCGCGACGTGGTGCTCCCGCAGTTGCTCCCGGCGATCTTGACGGGCGCGACGCTGACGTTCGTGTTCACGTTCGCGACGTTCGCCATCCCGCTGGCGCTCGGCGGCTCGCGGTACGCCACCATCGAGGTGTTCATCTACTCGGCCCGCCAGCAGCTGGAGTACGGCCGGGCCGCGTCGCTGGCGGCGCTCGAAACCGCCGTCTCGCTGTCGCTGATGATGCTGTACCTCCGATACGAGCGCGCGCAGGCGGCAGAGCGCCGCGGGATCCGGACGCTGGTTCGCCGGCCGCTGTGGCCCGATTCGTGGACCCGCGATCGAGCCCTCCGCCGGCTCGCGATCGGCGGCTACGCCGTCGTCGTCGCGCTCGTGTTCCTCGCGCCGCTCGCGAGCATGCTCTACGCCAGCGTCAGCGTCGACGGGCGGTTCACGCTCGACGCCTACCGGTTCCTCGTCGAGCGTCAGACCACCGGCGCCGCCTTCCAGGTGAAGCCGCTCCCGGCGATCGTCAACTCGCTCGTCTTCGGGGCGGCGACGCTCCTGGTCGCGGTCCCGCTGGGCGTCGTGATGGGGGTGCTCACGACCCGTCGGTTCCGCGGGCGCTGGCTCGTCGACGCGCTGTCGATGGCGCCGCTCGTGGTGTCGGGGATCGTCGTCGGCCTCGGGCTGCTCCGCGGGCTCGTGTTCGGGTTCGAGGCGTTCGGCTACCGGTTCACCGTCACCGGCGCCGTCGCCATCGTCGCCGCCCACGCCGTCGCCGCCTACCCGTTCGTCGTGCGGACGGTCGCGCCGCCGCTGGACTCGCTGGACCGGGCGCTCGTCGACTCGGCGCGGGCGCTGGGCGCCTCCCGGGCGCGGGCCGTCCTCGACGTGGAGCTGCCGCTCGTGTGGCCGGGCGTCGTCGCCGGCGCCGCCTTCGCGTTCGCCATCTCCATCGGCGAGTTCGACGCCACCGTCATCCTCGCGGAGGGCGGCGGCACCTACACCATGCCCGTCGCCGTCGAGCGCTTCATCGGCCGGCGGCTCGGCCCCGCGACGGCGATGGGCACCGTGTTGCTGGCGGTGACGGCCGCCTCCTTCGTCGTC